Proteins encoded together in one Triticum dicoccoides isolate Atlit2015 ecotype Zavitan chromosome 7B, WEW_v2.0, whole genome shotgun sequence window:
- the LOC119338622 gene encoding glutamate receptor 2.1-like: MHLSFAAEDLINEVQAIVRGPKTLTKSYHVPHTAAHNNIPVLYDTPWTPCAFCLGDHVTASVGHAKTGFTLGSNASMMFPCPKTKGRNSMTLDTRGDSEKRCKDRKVLKIGVPLKLGFQHFVDALDPISEKQNVTSYNIDILEEVTWILRPSTSYEYASFSGTYDEFVCKVYLAMYDATVGDATISARQVTVIDFTMPYTESGQIIRSPLSKVVVVIWCFVVLILIQSYTSSLSSILTTKRLRPWVIDLDQLQRSGDFVGYQDDSFVRFFLMNCHNISESRLKAYTTKEEYAAALRKGSKNGGVSAIVGAIPYLTSFLSDNRYKDDFMMLGCIYTTPGFGFTFRLGFPLVQNHSTAILNLPEGVSDSQQEVRCFGTTSVLMGDDTVPDFGSTPLTLQNFSGLFVITGSISTIMILIAIVRLVYAKCTRLRNTDLESARDNSVEEDPRSMQNGLDDNPGPSQQLLHEDGDDNFQGVREGGQNDGGSQPDPVQQNVMHGGITPAGHFQIETNNV, from the exons ATGCATTTGAGCTTTGCAGCCGAGGACCTGATCAATGAAGTGCAAGCCATCGTCCGGGGCCCTAAGACACTGACCAAATCATATCACGTCCCGCACACGGCCGCCCACAACAACATTCCGGTTCTCTACGACACTCCATGGACACCGTGCGCCTTCTGCCTTGGAGATCATGTAACTGCTTCAGTAGGCCATGCCAAGACTGGCTTTACACTTGGATCAAATGCCAGCATGATGTTTCCTTGCCCAAAAACCAAGGGAAGGAACAGCATGACACTAGATACAAGAGGAGATTCGGAAAAAAGATGCAAAGATCGGAAGGTGCTGAAGATTGGCGTGCCACTGAAGCTGGGTTTTCAACATTTTGTGGATGCTCTTGATCCTATTTCCGAGAAACAAAATGTCACTAGCTACAACATTGATATCTTGGAGGAAGTTACGTGGATTTTACGTCCTAGTACGAGCTATGAGTATGCTAGCTTTAGCGGTACTTATGATGAGTTTGTATGCAAAGTGTATTTGGCG ATGTATGATGCTACAGTAGGCGATGCCACCATTTCCGCGCGACAAGTCACCGTCATTGACTTTACGATGCCATACACGGAGTCTG GTCAAATTATTAGAAGCCCCTTGTCAAAAGTTGTTGTGGTAATATGGTGCTTTGTAGTGCTGATTCTGATACAGAGCTACACATCAAGCTTGTCATCCATATTAACCACAAAGAGGCTCCGTCCTTGGGTGATTGATCTAGACCAGCTCCAACGCAGTGGTGACTTTGTAGGATACCAAGATGATTCATTTGTGCGGTTCTTCTTGATGAATTGCCATAATATCAGTGAAAGTAGGTTAAAAGCCTACACAACGAAGGAAGAATATGCTGCCGCTTTGAGGAAGGGGTCCAAAAATGGAGGGGTGTCAGCTATTGTTGGTGCGATCCCCTATTTAACATCTTTCCTCTCTGATAATCGGTACAAAGATGATTTTATGATGCTTGGTTGCATATACACGACTCCTGGATTTGGTTTT ACATTTCGTCTAGGTTTTCCGCTAGTGCAAAACCATTCAACTGCCATCCTGAACCTACCAGAAGGGGTTAGCGACTCACAACAAGAAGTGAGATGTTTTGGCACCACTTCAGTGCTGATGGGCGATGACACAGTTCCTGACTTTGGTTCTACACCTCTCACTTTACAAAACTtctcggggctcttcgtcatcactGGATCCATTTCAACTATCATGATACTGATAGCCATTGTGAGGTTGGTTTATGCCAAATGCACCAGGTTGAGAAACACCGACTTGGAAAGCGCCAGGGATAATAGTGTCGAAGAGGATCCCCGTTCGATGCAGAACGGCTTGGACGACAACCCTGGCCCTAGCCAacaactcctccatgaagacggagatgaTAATTTCCAGGGTGTGCGTGAGGGCGGCCAAAATGATGGGGGTTCTCAGCCTGACCCAGTGCAGCAGAATGTCATGCACGGTGGCATCACCCCTGCAGGACACTTCCAGATTGAAACTAACAATGTCTGA